TCGCCTTTCGTGTGGTCGTTGTGCGAGAATGAGGATAGAGCCAGTTAGGAGGAGAGGGCCGAGGTAGTTATCTTTGTAAGCGGGACCTAGACTTTAACCGTTAGGCGGGGCGTTAGGTAAGTATGCGAATTGCGCAAATGCTCTCTCTACGACTACATATATCACTGGCAATATTTATCCCCTATCTCTATGCACTCATAGAGTGGACCGACAAATTAAGCATCTCCGCCTTCCAAAGATCgctaaaaaaaataaagaaaaaagaaaaaacacaaaaaaaaaaaaaaaaaaaaaaggcaaaCCAGCCTTGGAGCATCCACTACTGCAGTACTGAGCATGTGATGGGAGTTTGTATTCGGGCGGTTTTGAGCACAAAGATCATGCAGCCTTGGAGCAAAGTCAAAAGAGCGCGGTATCCTGAAACTCCGCATCAAGGACCTTGTTAAGATTGAAGTCCGCTCCGCAGCCGTCACTCAGATTCGAGTGTCTTGTCTCAAGGGTCAGGTATAGGGTGTCTCGAATCACCTCGGCCATATGTGGGTCCCAACCAATCCCAACCGCCTATCACCGATCAACGGTGCAAGACCTCGACATTCTGGTCGTGATGTCTTCTTTCTTTACCTCGATACATCGGAGGCCTCGGCAACCCTCGATTCTACCCCGCGTCTCACGTGGAGTTCTCAATCATAGTATAAGTATATCTTCTGTTGAGTGTCTGACTTGATTCGAACTATCACTCCAACAAATAGTATCAAGATGGCCCCGCCTACTCCCCCTGATTCATactcttctctctcctttAAAGACATCTCTGTCTCTCATGTGCCTGCGGACTCACCCACAGCTACCAAGGTCCTCATTGTGGCCTTGAATCGACCCACCAAGTACAATGCTGTGACCGAAAACCTTCTCAATGAGCTGGAGGCAGTCTACAACCTGATCAACAGCGACGAAAGAGTTCGCGCAGTTGTTCTTACCGGCACTGGTAAAGCATTCTGTGCCGGGGCTGATTTGGAGGTCGGCTTCTCCGGATTGCTCGCTCACAAGAAGAGCCCAGAAGCTTTCAACAAATTCCGAGATCAGTATGTTTACCCTTATTCCTGACAACTTTCACATTACTGACTACTCAGGGGCGGCCGAGTTGCTCTTCTCATTGCAAGATGCATCAAGCCAACCATTGTTGCGATCAATGGCCCCGCAGCTGGAGTTGGTCTCACCATTACCCTCCCTGCGACCATCCGTGTTGCCTGGTCAGAAGCCAAGGTTGGTTTGCCGTTCTCACGCCGAGGCTTAACCCTCGAGTCGTGCAGCGCTTTTTTCCTCCCACGACTTGTCGGTCTGTCTAATGCAATGCATTTGACTACTACGGGCTCGACGTATCTTGCCTCTGATCCGCTGGTGAGCGGCTTGTTCTCCAAGTTGCTTCCCACGCCGCAGGAGACTGTCTCCTACGCGATCAAACTCGCAACCGATATTTCAGAGAATACGTCACTGGCCAGCACCAAGTTGATGCGCGACATGATGCTTTACTGCCCGCCCACGCCGGAGGAGACACATGTCTTGGATTCCAAGATTTTCCTTCATTCGGTGGGCACTAAGGACAACGTGGAGGGTATTAAGAGTTTCATGCAAAAGAGGAAGCCCGAGTTTAGCGGAACAATTAACCCCAACGAGTTCCCCTCCTGGCCGTGGTGGGATGTTGCGGAGAagaatgagaagaaggagaagaacgcGAAGCTCTGAGTGTGATATCTATTGGCGTCTGAGAGAGACGTAAGAATGTATCCAAGAAGCAGTCCATATTCTCTGTTGCTCTACTTCCGTGCCCTCTGAACCGTGTAGAAGGCTAGCCCTTCCTGCGAGGTGCTAAAAGTCACCATGCTACCAGCCGGGAAAAAGTAGACGTCTCCCTTCTTCGCCACTGACTTATTCCCAGCACCATCCACCATCTCAAACACGCCGTCAAGTACGACAAGAGTTTCGTTGTATGGATATTTCCCAGTCAGAGATTCGCCTGCAGTCATTCGGAAGAAGCCGCAGGACAGGGGATCTGCAGAGGAAGCCTGCCTAAAACAACTCATTAGCCTAGGTTAAATCTTCGGTTTAAGTTTGTGGTTCTGGTGAACATACGTTCCGTATATATCGCCCAAGAAGGCGTTTTTTGTGCCTCCAACTTGGGGGCACTGGAAGGAGTCTTGGGCATTTGGGAAATGCACTATCGGAGTAAGGAATGAACCAGACATTGTAAAAAGACGAAACGGGCTGAATCAGGGCAAATGTGTCTTATCAGTCGCGCGGTGCATAGAGTGTTACTATGCAGTGAGTCTTGAAGCTCATGGGAGATGAAATATTTATTATCCGTTCGTTTTCATTTCTACGACGAATTCGGCAAAAACTTGCGAGCCGCCCTTACGGTCAGCTACTTTTCTCCTATGGGCTAAGTTTCCCGGGTCAGATATCACAGCTCTTTACTGCAAACGGTAAAAATGGTAATCATGCCATCACCTCTATGAAGTGGGAAATTCACTCCCTTTCATCGCCCGTCCTATTATCATAGTACGAAGGCCAACGGCTATGAAATTGAGGTGATTAAAGAATCCATACGAACTTGCTCCAAGAGACATGGGCCTCTTTTGACATCTCCTTCATAGCAGAAGCCATTCTTCTTATCAGTTGCAGCTTTGGGCTCTCTTGCCATATTTATCTTCGAGTGCAAATTATAGCTGAGTACCTACGTATCATAGCCATGATACATGCCAACGGGACAAGACGCAATCGGTTGCCCTTTGAATCCCTACAATACCCCAACGAAAGATCGAAGATTTAAGGGTAGACATGGCTCAAAACAAGAGTGTTATGTTAAAAGGCCCGATATGTTGCAATCATTGCTAAGAGGGACTCCAATTCTCATAAGTCCATAGAAGGCATGAGGCACAGGAGCAGAGACTACAAGTTTCAATAATATAACGGTACTAATCTCCTTGCAGTTTATTGAAGTGACCCAAGCAGCACTAATGAATACATGGAATTAAGCTGGGACACCTTCAATCTCATCGTGACGACCCAGTGGAGGTTCAAATGCCTTCTTACCCCTGAAGAACCAGTCCACTGCCGCGA
This window of the Fusarium keratoplasticum isolate Fu6.1 chromosome 3, whole genome shotgun sequence genome carries:
- a CDS encoding Cupin-3 domain-containing protein, coding for MSGSFLTPIVHFPNAQDSFQCPQVGGTKNAFLGDIYGTQASSADPLSCGFFRMTAGESLTGKYPYNETLVVLDGVFEMVDGAGNKSVAKKGDVYFFPAGSMVTFSTSQEGLAFYTVQRARK